A region from the Nocardia terpenica genome encodes:
- a CDS encoding SAM-dependent methyltransferase — protein MSDSRGRAGSRLPTTIDITTAHEARFYDYWLGGVDNYPADRRLGDEIAAHIPGIRSMARTNRAFLGRAVHYATTELGITQFLDIGTGLPTARNVHEVAQDVDPTARIVYVDKDPLVLAHARALMASTPQGRTAFIHADLHDPESILTDPILTDTLDLGRPVAIMLVAIMMYFRDADDPHGIIARLLNAVPSGSTLTISHPTQDFDLQGATQAARACEHAGITMVPRTRAEIESLFTGTEIVEPGVVTLENWRPELAEAPIFDVEPHIGPAWAWAGVGRKP, from the coding sequence ATGTCAGACAGCCGTGGCCGGGCGGGGTCGCGCTTACCGACCACCATCGATATCACCACGGCGCACGAGGCGCGCTTTTACGATTACTGGCTCGGCGGCGTGGACAACTACCCGGCCGATCGCCGGCTCGGCGACGAGATCGCCGCGCACATCCCCGGTATTCGGTCCATGGCACGCACCAATCGCGCCTTCCTCGGCCGCGCCGTGCACTATGCGACCACCGAGCTGGGCATCACCCAGTTCCTCGATATCGGTACCGGCCTGCCGACCGCGCGCAATGTGCACGAGGTGGCCCAGGACGTCGACCCGACGGCCCGCATCGTCTACGTGGACAAGGACCCGCTCGTCCTCGCCCACGCCCGCGCCCTGATGGCGAGCACCCCGCAGGGTCGGACCGCGTTCATCCACGCCGATCTGCACGACCCCGAATCGATCCTGACCGACCCGATCCTCACCGACACCCTCGACCTCGGCCGTCCCGTCGCCATCATGCTCGTGGCCATCATGATGTACTTCCGCGACGCCGACGACCCGCACGGCATCATCGCGCGACTGCTTAACGCGGTGCCCTCCGGCAGCACCCTGACCATCAGCCACCCGACCCAGGATTTCGATCTACAGGGCGCGACGCAGGCGGCGCGAGCCTGCGAGCATGCCGGTATCACAATGGTGCCGCGCACCCGCGCCGAGATCGAAAGCCTGTTCACCGGAACCGAAATCGTGGAGCCGGGCGTGGTCACGCTGGAGAACTGGCGCCCAGAGCTCGCCGAAGCACCCATCTTCGATGTCGAGCCACACATCGGACCCGCCTGGGCCTGGGCCGGGGTGGGCCGCAAGCCCTGA
- a CDS encoding Pls/PosA family non-ribosomal peptide synthetase translates to MTVGSELSGVSTPSPLLRARDAAPPRTLVDILAETAREHPDEPAIDDGADVLSYAELLAEIDETVDRLHAAGVRAGDRVGVRIPSATGELYVTILAVLHAGAAYVPVDADDPDERARLVFGEAAVTAIVTADGIAAQRTENAPARADFTAPPAPGDDAWIIFTSGSTGTPKGVAVTHRNAAAFVDAEARMFLRDKPIGPGDRILAGLSVAFDASCEEMWLAWRHGACLVPAPRSLVRSGMDLGPWLMRREISIVSTVPTLAAMWPAEALEAVRLLIFGGEAVPPELAERLAGTGGREVWNTYGPTEATVVACAAELTGRGPVRIGLPLDGWDLAVVDGAGNPVGEGDSGELVIGGVGLARYLDPAKDAEKYAPMPSLGWERAYRSGDLVRNEGAGLIFLGRADDQVKIGGRRIELGELDNALQQLPGVTAAAAAVRTTRAGNKILVGYLASAEPDFDLQHARALLAERLPAPLVPRLALLDELPTRTSGKVDRDALPWPPPGAEPEPSHGLTGTAGWVAGLLTSILGADVSGPDADFFDLGGGSLAAAQLVTALRERFPHVTVADLYDRPRLGALVEFLEAAAPVATAEPRLVAPTPRRAQWAQVLALVPLTTLTGLQWLTWLGIVTDIARWSGALPWIPGLSWWWALLGFVLFISPPGRMALCVAGARLLLRGVRPGSYPRGGSVHLRLWAAVRLSEASGAENLSGAPWMVPFARALGAKIGKGVDLHTLPPVTGMLELGDGCSIEPEVDLAGYWIDGDVVRIGAVRIGAGAVVGSRSTLLPGAVVGKNAVVAPGSAVFGKVKAGQEWAGSPAVKVGRAEHPWPPAAPPRAGHWVVIFGLTSIALAAMPILGLAAGGALIAWWVRADRTLPAALGHAFAILPVATVLSLAVFAVLTVVAIRLLSIGLTAGFHPVRSRAGWQAWATERLMDSARTFLFPLYASLLTPLWLRLLGARIGKGVEASTVLLLPKFTVVADGAFLADDTMIASYELGGGWLRIGEAKVGKRAFLGNSGMTAPGRRVPKNGLVAVLSAAPEKAKAGSSWLGSPPVRLRRKAGDSDTARTFDPPVRLKLARAIVETCRLIPVMVTFGIGLGVLFALAWLAEDTGYWFAALLSGVVLLVAGGLAGVCAVVAKWLMVGRIEKVEHPLWSSFVWRNEVSDAFVETVAAPWFARAATGTAVMNIWLRGLGARIGRGVWCESYWLPEADLVTLGDGATVERGCVVQTHLFHDRIMAMDTVILDAGATLGPHCVALPAARIGAGATVGPASLVMRGDTVPPSTRWWGNPIAPWPDAKARG, encoded by the coding sequence GTGACGGTGGGTTCGGAGCTGTCGGGGGTGTCGACGCCGTCGCCGTTACTGCGGGCGCGCGACGCCGCCCCGCCGCGCACGCTGGTCGACATCCTCGCCGAGACGGCCCGGGAGCATCCGGACGAACCCGCGATCGATGACGGCGCGGACGTCCTCAGCTATGCCGAACTGCTCGCCGAGATCGATGAGACCGTGGATCGACTGCATGCCGCGGGGGTGCGCGCGGGCGATCGGGTCGGTGTGCGCATTCCGTCGGCGACCGGTGAGTTGTATGTCACCATCCTGGCCGTGCTGCACGCCGGGGCCGCCTATGTCCCGGTGGACGCCGACGATCCCGACGAGCGCGCCCGCCTGGTCTTCGGCGAGGCCGCGGTGACCGCGATCGTCACCGCCGACGGTATCGCCGCCCAGCGCACCGAGAACGCCCCCGCCCGTGCGGATTTCACCGCACCCCCGGCCCCCGGAGACGACGCCTGGATCATCTTCACCTCCGGATCGACCGGAACCCCGAAGGGCGTGGCGGTAACCCACCGCAACGCGGCCGCGTTCGTGGACGCCGAGGCACGAATGTTCCTGCGGGACAAGCCGATCGGCCCCGGCGATCGCATACTGGCCGGGCTCTCCGTCGCTTTCGACGCCTCCTGCGAGGAGATGTGGCTGGCGTGGCGGCACGGCGCGTGCCTGGTGCCTGCCCCGCGGTCGCTGGTGCGCAGCGGCATGGATCTGGGCCCGTGGCTGATGCGCCGCGAGATCAGCATCGTCTCCACCGTTCCGACGCTGGCCGCGATGTGGCCCGCGGAGGCGCTGGAGGCGGTGCGGCTGCTCATCTTCGGCGGCGAGGCCGTGCCGCCCGAACTCGCCGAACGCCTCGCCGGGACCGGCGGGCGCGAGGTGTGGAACACCTACGGCCCCACCGAGGCCACCGTGGTCGCCTGCGCGGCCGAGCTGACCGGTCGGGGCCCGGTGCGCATCGGGCTGCCGCTGGACGGCTGGGACCTGGCGGTGGTTGACGGCGCGGGAAATCCGGTGGGCGAGGGCGATTCCGGGGAACTGGTGATCGGCGGCGTCGGCCTGGCGCGCTACCTGGATCCCGCCAAGGACGCCGAGAAGTACGCGCCGATGCCGTCGCTGGGCTGGGAACGCGCCTACCGCAGCGGCGATCTGGTGCGCAACGAGGGCGCGGGCCTGATCTTCCTCGGCCGCGCCGACGATCAGGTCAAGATCGGCGGCCGCCGCATCGAACTCGGCGAGCTCGACAACGCGCTGCAACAGTTGCCCGGTGTCACCGCCGCGGCGGCGGCCGTGCGAACCACGCGGGCGGGCAACAAGATTCTGGTCGGCTACCTGGCGAGCGCGGAACCGGATTTCGATCTGCAGCACGCCCGCGCCCTGCTGGCCGAGCGGCTGCCCGCGCCGCTGGTGCCGCGCCTGGCGCTGCTGGACGAATTACCCACGCGCACATCGGGAAAGGTCGACCGCGACGCGCTGCCCTGGCCGCCGCCCGGCGCGGAGCCCGAGCCGAGCCACGGGCTGACCGGCACCGCGGGCTGGGTCGCCGGACTGTTGACTTCGATTCTCGGAGCGGATGTTTCGGGGCCGGACGCGGACTTCTTCGACCTCGGCGGCGGATCGCTGGCCGCCGCCCAGCTGGTGACCGCGCTGCGCGAACGCTTCCCGCACGTCACCGTCGCGGACCTGTACGACCGGCCGCGCCTGGGCGCGCTGGTCGAATTCCTGGAGGCGGCCGCCCCGGTCGCCACCGCGGAACCGCGCCTGGTCGCCCCGACGCCGCGGCGCGCGCAGTGGGCGCAGGTGCTGGCGCTGGTGCCGCTCACCACGCTGACCGGGCTGCAGTGGCTGACCTGGCTGGGCATCGTCACCGATATCGCGCGCTGGTCCGGTGCGCTGCCGTGGATTCCGGGGCTGTCGTGGTGGTGGGCGCTGCTGGGATTCGTGTTGTTCATCTCGCCGCCCGGGCGGATGGCGCTGTGCGTCGCCGGGGCCCGGCTGCTGCTGCGCGGCGTGCGGCCGGGCAGCTATCCGCGCGGCGGCTCGGTGCATCTGCGGCTGTGGGCGGCGGTGCGACTGTCGGAGGCCAGCGGCGCCGAAAACCTTTCCGGCGCACCATGGATGGTGCCGTTCGCGCGGGCGCTGGGCGCCAAGATCGGCAAGGGGGTGGACCTGCACACGCTGCCGCCGGTGACCGGAATGCTCGAGCTCGGCGACGGTTGCAGCATCGAACCGGAGGTCGACCTCGCGGGCTACTGGATCGATGGCGACGTGGTGCGCATCGGCGCCGTCCGGATCGGCGCGGGCGCGGTCGTCGGCTCGCGCTCCACGCTGTTGCCCGGCGCGGTGGTGGGCAAGAATGCCGTTGTCGCACCGGGTTCGGCGGTATTCGGCAAGGTGAAGGCGGGCCAGGAGTGGGCCGGGTCGCCCGCGGTGAAGGTGGGTAGGGCCGAACATCCGTGGCCCCCGGCGGCGCCGCCGCGCGCGGGGCACTGGGTGGTGATCTTCGGGCTGACGTCGATCGCCCTGGCCGCCATGCCGATCCTGGGCCTGGCCGCGGGCGGCGCGCTCATCGCGTGGTGGGTGCGCGCCGATCGGACGCTGCCCGCCGCGCTCGGGCACGCGTTCGCGATCCTGCCGGTCGCCACCGTGCTGAGCCTGGCGGTGTTCGCGGTGCTGACGGTGGTGGCCATCCGGTTGCTGAGCATCGGCCTGACCGCGGGGTTCCATCCGGTGCGCAGCCGGGCGGGCTGGCAGGCGTGGGCCACCGAGCGGCTGATGGATTCGGCGCGCACCTTCCTGTTTCCGCTGTACGCGAGCCTGCTCACGCCGCTGTGGCTGCGGCTGCTGGGCGCGCGGATCGGCAAGGGCGTGGAGGCCTCGACGGTGCTGCTGCTGCCGAAGTTCACCGTCGTCGCCGACGGCGCGTTCCTGGCCGACGACACCATGATCGCCAGTTACGAGCTCGGCGGCGGCTGGCTGCGGATCGGCGAGGCGAAGGTCGGCAAGCGGGCGTTCCTCGGCAATTCGGGGATGACCGCGCCCGGCCGCCGGGTGCCGAAGAACGGCCTGGTGGCGGTGCTGTCGGCCGCGCCGGAGAAGGCGAAGGCGGGGTCGTCGTGGCTGGGCAGTCCGCCGGTTCGGTTGCGGCGCAAGGCCGGTGACTCCGATACCGCGCGCACCTTCGATCCGCCGGTGCGGCTGAAGCTGGCCCGCGCCATCGTCGAGACCTGCCGGCTGATTCCGGTGATGGTGACCTTCGGCATCGGCCTGGGCGTGCTGTTCGCGCTGGCGTGGCTGGCCGAGGACACCGGGTACTGGTTCGCGGCGCTGCTGTCCGGGGTGGTGCTGCTGGTCGCGGGCGGGCTGGCCGGTGTCTGCGCGGTGGTGGCGAAGTGGCTGATGGTGGGGCGGATCGAGAAGGTCGAGCATCCGCTGTGGAGTTCGTTCGTGTGGCGCAACGAGGTCTCCGACGCCTTCGTGGAAACCGTTGCGGCGCCGTGGTTCGCGCGCGCCGCGACCGGTACCGCGGTGATGAACATCTGGCTGCGCGGGCTGGGGGCGCGGATCGGGCGTGGCGTGTGGTGCGAGTCGTACTGGCTGCCGGAGGCCGATCTGGTGACCCTCGGCGACGGCGCGACCGTGGAACGCGGCTGTGTCGTGCAGACCCACCTGTTCCATGATCGGATCATGGCCATGGATACGGTGATACTCGATGCGGGAGCGACGCTGGGCCCGCACTGCGTGGCGCTGCCCGCGGCGCGCATCGGCGCGGGCGCGACGGTCGGACCGGCGTCGCTGGTGATGCGCGGCGACACGGTGCCGCCCTCGACGCGCTGGTGGGGCAACCCGATCGCGCCGTGGCCGGACGCGAAGGCGCGCGGCTGA
- a CDS encoding MFS transporter: protein MSAGPVAEVPRARLLPLYAAGFVTAFGAHSIAASLGGYTHAEHASLLALGILLAVYDGAEVLLKPVFGALADRVGARPVLLGGLAAFAVASGAFVLAGNPALVGVARLGQGAAAAAFSPAAGAMVARLTPGSGHGRAFGSYGAWKGLGYTLGPLLGGLLVTVGGYTLLFAALAVLATLVAVWAALAVPAVPVLPRARQTVLDLAHRLADRGFLGPTAALAGATAALAVGVGFLPVVGAGHGLGPLATGTAVSLLAATAALVQPRAGRARDAGRLRDHAGMTAGLVLAALGVAAAPVVPGAVGIVLAAVVVGAGTGLITPLGFAHLAATTPPERLGQTMGAAEIGRELGDAGGPLLVGAVATAATVGLGLLTLAGLLIVLAALIATAIPATEMKRP from the coding sequence GTGAGCGCCGGACCGGTCGCCGAGGTGCCGCGGGCACGATTGCTGCCGTTGTACGCGGCTGGGTTCGTTACCGCGTTCGGCGCGCACAGCATCGCTGCCAGCCTCGGCGGCTACACCCACGCCGAACACGCGAGCCTGCTGGCGCTGGGTATCCTGCTGGCGGTTTACGACGGTGCGGAGGTGCTGCTCAAGCCGGTGTTCGGGGCGTTGGCCGACCGCGTCGGCGCCCGCCCGGTCCTGCTCGGCGGGCTGGCCGCCTTCGCCGTGGCCTCCGGGGCGTTCGTGCTGGCCGGTAATCCCGCGTTGGTCGGGGTGGCCCGGTTGGGGCAGGGTGCCGCCGCGGCGGCGTTCTCCCCGGCGGCCGGGGCGATGGTCGCCCGGCTGACTCCGGGCAGCGGGCACGGTCGTGCGTTCGGCAGCTACGGCGCGTGGAAAGGGCTCGGCTACACCCTCGGTCCTCTCCTGGGTGGCCTGCTCGTCACCGTCGGCGGCTACACCCTGCTCTTCGCCGCCCTCGCCGTTCTCGCAACCCTCGTCGCGGTCTGGGCCGCGCTCGCCGTTCCCGCCGTGCCGGTGCTGCCGCGAGCCCGCCAGACCGTGCTGGATCTGGCCCACCGCCTCGCCGATCGCGGCTTCCTGGGCCCGACCGCCGCACTGGCCGGGGCCACCGCCGCACTGGCCGTCGGGGTCGGGTTCCTGCCGGTGGTCGGGGCCGGACACGGACTGGGCCCGCTGGCCACCGGTACGGCGGTGTCGCTGCTGGCCGCCACCGCCGCGCTTGTCCAGCCCCGTGCCGGTCGCGCCCGCGACGCCGGACGCCTGCGCGACCACGCGGGCATGACGGCCGGGCTCGTCCTGGCCGCACTGGGTGTCGCCGCGGCCCCTGTCGTGCCCGGGGCCGTGGGCATCGTGCTCGCCGCGGTCGTCGTCGGGGCCGGGACCGGTCTGATCACGCCGCTCGGATTCGCGCACCTGGCCGCCACCACGCCACCGGAACGGCTCGGCCAGACCATGGGTGCCGCCGAAATCGGGCGCGAACTCGGCGACGCCGGTGGCCCGTTGCTCGTCGGCGCGGTCGCCACCGCCGCCACCGTCGGCCTCGGACTGCTCACCCTCGCCGGACTGCTCATCGTCCTCGCCGCCCTCATTGCCACCGCAATCCCCGCCACCGAAATGAAACGCCCGTAA
- a CDS encoding class I SAM-dependent methyltransferase: MTGPDPADIKTCCVQAYERDAVALLLGDSYHPGGARLTRRLADRLALRPGQRVLDIACGPGATAVLLAAEYGVEVEGIDLAAPILARAEAAVEAAGLTGRVRFQHADSEATPFAAGVFDAVVCECALCLFPDKPRAASEFARVLRPGGRLGITDVTVADSGLPAELTDLAAHIACIADARPVTGYLDLLAAAGLRVTTVDHHDTAITTMIDHIQARLNLLRITAPEALTAANLTPTAAVPYVRAARRAVTDGRLGYALIVAEKPSSPHSGRAVESA, encoded by the coding sequence ATGACCGGTCCGGACCCCGCCGACATCAAAACCTGTTGCGTCCAGGCGTATGAACGCGATGCGGTCGCCTTGCTGCTCGGCGATTCCTACCATCCCGGCGGTGCGCGCCTCACCCGTCGCCTGGCCGATCGGCTGGCGCTGCGCCCGGGACAGCGGGTACTCGACATCGCCTGCGGCCCGGGTGCGACCGCGGTCCTGCTGGCCGCCGAATACGGGGTCGAGGTCGAGGGAATCGATCTCGCCGCACCGATTCTCGCGCGTGCCGAGGCGGCGGTGGAGGCGGCGGGGCTCACCGGCCGGGTCCGGTTTCAGCACGCCGACAGCGAAGCGACCCCGTTCGCCGCGGGCGTGTTCGATGCCGTCGTGTGCGAATGCGCCCTGTGCCTGTTTCCCGATAAGCCTCGTGCCGCAAGCGAATTCGCTCGTGTCCTGCGACCGGGCGGACGCCTGGGCATCACCGATGTCACCGTCGCCGACTCCGGCCTGCCCGCCGAACTCACCGATCTCGCCGCCCATATCGCCTGTATCGCCGACGCGCGCCCCGTGACCGGATACCTCGATCTGCTGGCCGCGGCCGGGCTGCGCGTCACGACCGTCGACCACCACGACACCGCGATCACCACCATGATCGACCACATCCAGGCCCGCCTGAACCTGCTGCGCATCACCGCACCCGAGGCCCTCACCGCCGCGAACCTCACCCCCACCGCGGCCGTCCCGTATGTGCGCGCCGCCCGCCGAGCGGTCACCGACGGCCGACTCGGTTATGCGCTCATCGTCGCCGAGAAACCGTCCTCACCGCATTCCGGCCGAGCCGTCGAGTCCGCTTGA
- a CDS encoding Chromate resistance protein ChrB, with translation MDAGIDKEIGTGKFTMAELEGEEQSLERLRRWHRDIKARDVFGAPAAVEADRQLEHCVDRLADYTERVFAALRPPRWPSLACTSPRTIRRICSPVSFWGRR, from the coding sequence TTGGACGCCGGGATCGACAAGGAGATCGGTACCGGCAAGTTTACGATGGCCGAGCTCGAAGGGGAGGAGCAGAGCCTGGAGCGGCTACGTCGCTGGCATCGCGACATCAAGGCGCGTGATGTCTTCGGTGCACCCGCCGCTGTCGAGGCCGATCGGCAGCTCGAGCACTGCGTCGACCGCCTGGCCGACTACACCGAGCGGGTCTTCGCGGCCCTGCGGCCGCCGCGATGGCCTTCGCTCGCGTGTACTTCGCCGCGCACTATCCGCAGGATATGCTCGCCGGTCTCGTTCTGGGGGCGGCGGTGA
- a CDS encoding DUF5995 family protein codes for MRTAMGALVVVLALVTLGNPVAVAQPPAQPQNSVGSGLLQTVAGLPPIQALAEITRQLFGPDGRYIPWARQLPPLPVPHTPQATPCPSGGPECITHVIQEMQRRGREMIDACSDNAPMLLSYLTATRATKNITGSPGEFEDPAFLRNWDLQFADYYFRALDDYYHGRRDAVPGAWRQAFQAADTHSVTVLADAVLGYNAHITRDLPFVIADIGVTAPDGTSRKRDHERASQMLTEYQHQVLTALTGMYEDADPTMRAGANLEPMVYMSFTQVIQAWREYAWRAAEQLLLAPTPADRAAVADQIENLSQTLSQIIVQLFTRNDPPPHQGPCAKPTAELDRELGQA; via the coding sequence ATGCGAACAGCCATGGGCGCTCTGGTCGTAGTTCTGGCACTCGTTACGCTCGGCAATCCCGTCGCGGTCGCGCAACCTCCGGCGCAGCCGCAGAATTCCGTCGGTTCCGGGCTCTTGCAGACAGTCGCCGGGTTGCCGCCGATCCAGGCATTGGCCGAGATCACGCGCCAGCTGTTCGGGCCGGACGGGCGCTACATTCCGTGGGCTCGCCAGCTGCCGCCCCTTCCCGTACCACACACCCCGCAGGCCACGCCGTGCCCCAGCGGGGGACCCGAATGCATTACCCATGTCATTCAGGAAATGCAGCGTCGGGGGCGGGAAATGATCGACGCCTGTTCCGATAATGCCCCGATGTTGCTGTCGTATCTGACGGCGACCCGGGCCACCAAGAACATCACCGGCAGTCCGGGCGAGTTCGAAGATCCTGCCTTCCTCCGCAATTGGGATCTCCAGTTCGCCGACTACTATTTCCGAGCTCTCGACGACTACTACCACGGGCGGCGCGACGCGGTCCCCGGCGCGTGGCGGCAGGCGTTCCAGGCCGCCGACACCCATTCGGTGACGGTGCTGGCCGACGCGGTCCTGGGATACAACGCCCACATCACCCGGGATCTGCCGTTCGTCATCGCCGACATCGGCGTGACCGCGCCCGACGGCACCAGCCGCAAACGCGACCACGAACGGGCCAGCCAGATGCTGACCGAATATCAGCACCAGGTCCTCACCGCCCTGACCGGCATGTACGAAGACGCCGATCCGACCATGCGCGCGGGCGCGAATCTCGAACCGATGGTCTACATGTCCTTCACCCAAGTCATTCAGGCCTGGCGTGAATACGCATGGCGCGCAGCCGAACAGCTGCTGCTGGCCCCCACGCCCGCCGACCGGGCGGCGGTGGCCGACCAGATCGAGAACCTGTCCCAAACACTCAGCCAGATCATCGTGCAACTGTTCACCCGCAACGACCCACCACCGCATCAGGGCCCGTGCGCGAAACCCACCGCCGAACTCGACCGAGAACTCGGACAGGCGTAG
- a CDS encoding DUF222 domain-containing protein yields MNTHSTAVAPEAPAREWSELADVDLLRTLVETERRRRRLGAAMVAAVAEAERRGLAADTGYRDTAELLSDLLRISASEARRRIEYAAPQAHSRSRKAWRALTAAG; encoded by the coding sequence GTGAACACACATTCGACTGCAGTGGCACCGGAGGCTCCGGCGCGGGAATGGTCGGAACTGGCCGATGTCGATTTGTTGCGCACGCTCGTCGAGACCGAACGCCGTCGGCGTCGGCTGGGGGCGGCCATGGTCGCGGCCGTCGCCGAGGCCGAGCGCCGTGGTCTCGCCGCCGACACCGGTTACCGCGACACAGCGGAGCTGTTGAGTGATCTACTGCGGATCAGTGCCTCCGAGGCGCGTCGGCGAATCGAATACGCCGCTCCGCAGGCCCACTCGCGTTCCAGAAAGGCATGGAGGGCGCTGACGGCGGCAGGTTGA
- a CDS encoding GAF domain-containing protein, with protein sequence MRSSSTCATSSRDLESRSRSRRTSSRRSTAELLDLACDVATASLGADRVHVADGNIGPADSALSPWPPTMRWRGLSSRYVEEICLKGQAEGIVLPNVIKHNQHVFVADARTDPLFRSVADLVVSEGFRSWMGLPVCTGGTRRGTLCLYWNNIITYREDLVLRAQELADILGKHLPRYSSEPSDAPPPPA encoded by the coding sequence ATGCGCTCGAGTTCTACGTGCGCCACGTCGAGCAGGGACCTGGAATCCAGGAGTCGGTCTCGACGCACGTCGTCGAGACGATCAACCGCGGAACTGCTCGACCTCGCCTGCGATGTGGCCACCGCGTCGCTGGGCGCCGACCGAGTCCACGTGGCCGACGGGAACATCGGGCCCGCCGATTCGGCGCTGTCCCCGTGGCCGCCCACCATGCGCTGGCGGGGTCTCTCCTCTCGCTACGTCGAAGAAATTTGCCTCAAAGGTCAGGCCGAGGGGATCGTCCTCCCCAATGTAATCAAGCACAACCAGCACGTCTTCGTGGCCGACGCCCGAACCGATCCGCTCTTCCGATCCGTGGCCGACCTCGTTGTCTCCGAAGGCTTCCGCAGCTGGATGGGCCTGCCGGTGTGCACCGGCGGCACCCGGCGCGGCACCCTCTGCCTGTACTGGAACAACATCATCACCTACCGGGAAGACCTGGTCCTGCGAGCCCAGGAGCTGGCCGACATCCTCGGCAAGCACCTTCCGCGCTACTCGTCCGAGCCATCGGACGCCCCACCACCACCGGCCTGA
- a CDS encoding class I SAM-dependent methyltransferase yields MMTSHNDRIREQFRLQAPTFENAGFSNRGLAWIVEQVAPRREDMVLDVAAGAGHLGRALAPLVSHVSAIDLTPEMLVQGRRLADESGLRNIAFCVGDAVRLPWLDRQFDLVVCRLALHQVADPAAAVREMVRVTRPDGRIGITDMFVPAAELADETNRLERLRDPSHNRTLAREEILAMVETAGAEVVSEAFEDFGLGLDDWLDRTQTPDDARAQILSRFAEELDGGPATGLAPSRTPDGKIRFIHPWITVTATPHPGVR; encoded by the coding sequence ATGATGACCTCACACAACGACCGGATTCGTGAGCAGTTCCGGTTGCAGGCACCGACTTTCGAGAATGCCGGGTTCTCCAACCGCGGACTGGCCTGGATTGTGGAGCAGGTGGCACCGCGTCGCGAAGATATGGTGCTGGATGTTGCTGCCGGTGCCGGACATCTGGGTCGTGCTCTGGCACCGCTGGTTTCGCACGTCAGCGCCATCGACTTGACTCCCGAGATGCTCGTCCAGGGCCGCCGGTTGGCCGACGAATCCGGCCTGCGCAACATCGCGTTCTGCGTGGGTGACGCCGTGCGGCTGCCGTGGCTGGATCGGCAGTTCGATCTGGTGGTGTGCCGTCTGGCCTTGCATCAGGTCGCCGATCCCGCGGCGGCGGTGCGTGAGATGGTGCGGGTGACCCGGCCGGACGGGCGGATCGGCATCACCGACATGTTCGTTCCCGCAGCGGAATTGGCGGACGAGACCAACCGCCTCGAGCGGCTGCGCGACCCCAGCCACAACCGCACCCTGGCCCGCGAGGAGATCCTGGCCATGGTCGAAACCGCTGGCGCGGAAGTGGTTTCCGAGGCATTCGAGGATTTCGGTCTCGGCCTCGACGACTGGCTCGACCGCACCCAGACACCGGACGATGCACGCGCGCAGATCCTTTCGCGATTCGCCGAAGAACTCGACGGCGGCCCGGCCACCGGATTGGCACCGTCGCGTACCCCCGACGGCAAGATTCGTTTCATCCACCCGTGGATCACCGTCACGGCCACGCCGCATCCGGGGGTGCGGTAG